The Methanobrevibacter sp. genome segment ACCACTTATGCATATTTTCAATCAACTTTATACAAATATTTTGAATTAATATTCATGAAAAGAAAAAGTAGCTATTAATTATATATAATTTAAAAAAGTAAAATATTATTAATTAACATAATTGAGGTATTATATGAAAGGAGAAGTATTTTACGGTAAAGGAATAAGAGAGTTAGAAGATGAAGAACCAGATTTATATGCATTGGTTAAAGACATTAATGAAACAGTCTGGAACGGTAAAGTTTTAGATTACAAAACCCAAAAATTAATCGCAATTGGAATTACTGCTTCCCGTGCAG includes the following:
- a CDS encoding carboxymuconolactone decarboxylase family protein, with translation MKGEVFYGKGIRELEDEEPDLYALVKDINETVWNGKVLDYKTQKLIAIGITASRADPRATKKQIQSAINELDITKEEIIDVLRVVLLTSGMPAFSKSLQILNSVISTMEE